The genomic interval AAGCAATGGGGCAATACATGCTCCGATAATTTGCAAGAAACTGTGATCGACATTTACTCCGAAACCAGTTGGTCCTGCATAATTCAACATCCAGATAACTACTGAACCACCAAAGATAAATGTTCCTGCTTTTTTAACAAAACCTTTTGCTTTTTCCCACGTACTGCGCCATAAAGTTTTAGCTGATGGCATACGATATGGCGGTAATTCGATAACAAATACAGAGTTTTCTTTTTCAAAATTGTTTTAGTCATAACAAAACTGACAACAAGTGCAACTACGATACCGATGACATACAAACTTAAAACGACTAAAGCTTGATTTTCTTTAAAGAAGACACCTGCAAATAATGCATAAACAGGGAGTCGGGCTGAACAAGACATAAATGGTGTGATTAAAATTGTTGTTAATCGTTCTTTTTCTTGTTCAATACTTCTTGTTGCCATGACACCAGGAACGTTACATCCAAAACCAATAATCATAGGAATAAAAGATTTACCATTCAATCCTAAACCTTCCATTACCTTGTCCATAATAAGCGCAATACGCGCCATATATCCTGAGTCTTCAAGCAAAGAAATAAAGAAGAACAAAATCATAATTTGCGGTACGAATACTATAACTGCACCCACACCAGCAATGATGCCATCTGTAATCAAATCTTTTAAGAATGGGAATAAACCGATTGCATCCATTCCTTGATTAACCCAATCAGTAAAAGGGCCGCCTATAAACTCATCTAACTTATCTGATAGCGGGGTACCAATCCACGAGAAGGTAGCTTGGAAAATCAACCACATTATTACTAAGAAAATAGGAATACCTACAAATTTATTAGTAAGTATTTTATCCACACGATCAGTAAGATATTGTTTTTTCTTATTAGGATAAGTAATAACATCTTCTAAGAGTTCATCAATATATTCAGTTCGAGAACGGCGCATACTGTCGACTATTGATACGTCTAATTGCTTGGCTAAGTTTTCTCGGATTGTTCTTAATTCAGGATGATGATGCGCACCGATAAACTGTTCAATCGCAGGATTACCTAATAAATATTGAACTGCAATAAAACGATGACGTTTACTTGGCAGTTCTAGTTGTGCTTTGAAGTAATGCTGCAACTCTGATAGTGCAGATTCAACGTGATGATTATATGGAATTTTCAAAGGTTGTGCAGTAGATAGGTCATCATCTTTCAATAAATCTAAAATACTGTCGACACCTTGGCCGCTTCTCGCCACAATCGGCAATATCGGCATCTTCAATCATCGCATCAATAAATTACGGTTAATCTCAATACCGCGTTTAGAAGCGACATCTCCCATATTTAAACAAAGTAAAATAGGTGAACCGAATTCCATTAACTGTGTCGTTAATAACAAGTTACGTTTTAACTGTACTGCATCTACGATGTTAATGACTTTTGAAAAATTGTCATGCAGCAAATAATCAGTAACTACCGTTTCATCTTTAGAAATCGGCAGTAAATCATAAATACCCGGCAAGTCGACCAATTCGCCTTGCTTATCTTTTAACATACCCACTTTCTTCTCAACAGTGACACCGCTCCAGTTACCTACATATTCGTAAGAACCAGTCAGTGCGTTGAAAAGCGTCGTCTTGCCGACATTCGGATTGCCGACAATACAATATGTGTTATGCATCAGCTTGCTCCAACATTATTTTGCAAGCATCGCAATGACGAATACCAATACATTGTCCATCCATCTCTAAAGTACATGGACCTTTCATAAAAAATTTTTGACGAACTTTAATTTTGCTTCCGATTGTAAAACCAAGTGCGCTAAGTCGGTGTGCAAGCATTGTGTTTTCAAAGTTAATACCTGTAATTTTATATGTTAAGCCTTTTTCGGCGTTAGCTGCGTGAACCATTCCGAGTGCCACCTCTCAAAAAAATAATTGTAATTGATTATTATTATCATTGATATTTTACACCCATATTGAAAGGGCTACAATCTTTTTTTGAATAATATTAGCTAAAACTAAAAAAGTAATAGAAGTGTAATATTTCTAAAATGATTGCTAGAGAATAGGAACTCAGTGTTAATAGGGATTTTAGGATATTACACCTCAGTGATAAATGTCGAAAAAAAGTCACAAACATTTTATGTAGAAAATATTTGAAATATAAAAATAAATACTTTCTTCTTAA from Staphylococcus condimenti carries:
- a CDS encoding FeoA family protein; protein product: MVHAANAEKGLTYKITGINFENTMLAHRLSALGFTIGSKIKVRQKFFMKGPCTLEMDGQCIGIRHCDACKIMLEQADA